The genomic window CCGAGCAGCGTGAGGCGCTCGAACTGGCCGTACGGCACCGGCTCGATCCGAGCGAGGTCGCGGCCGTCCTCGGGATGGACCCCACCCGCACGCGCGAGCTGCTCGCCGCCGCCGCCTGCGAGGTGGAGCGCACACGCGCCGCGCTCGCGGTGGTCGAGACGGGCAACTGCCCCGCCGTCGCCCGGCTGACCGGCGACCACCAGGTGCTGCTCTCCGCCACGCTCCGCAGCGAGCTCGTCCGCCACGTCGACGACTGTCCGCGCTGCCGCCGCGCCGCCGAGCGCGCCGGCGCCGCGGGGCCGTGGCCGGGCTCGACCGTCACCCCCGAGGCGCTGCCGCTGGTGCCTGCGCCGAGGGCCGAGACCTACCTGGCGATGCTGCACGTCCCGCGGGTGCGCGCCGGAGGGCCGCGGTTCGGGCGCGACGGGTATCCCATGGACCCGAAGGACCACGCGGCCCGGCGCGACCGGCTGCGCGCCCGCGCGGTCACCACGACCGTCGTCGCCACGGTCGTCGCGGCGCCGGTGCTCGCCCTCTGGGCGGCGTACCGGAGCGCCCCGCTCACCGGTGAGGGCCGCGACGGTTCCTCGGTCACCGCGACCGAGGGCGACGAGCCGGCGGGCCTCGACGGAGTCCCGTACGACCGCTACGAGAACGCGGGGAACGCCGGGGACGCGTCCAGCCCCGGGAACATGGGGGACCCCGGCCCCCGCTTCACCCTCGGCAGCCGCTCGCCCGACATCTCCGTCGAAGTCGTCAGCCCGGGGCTGCCGCCGACGGGCCCCTCCACCCCGGGCCAGGGTCCCGGCAGGCTCACGGTCGCGGCGCAGCCCTCCTCCGGCGACACCACGATGATCGTCCTGACCGCTTCGGGCGGTGCGCCCGTCTCCTGGTCGCTGTGGACCGACGCCCCCTGGCTGTACGCGAGCCGCACCTCCGGCACGCTGCACCCGGGCGAGTCCGTCACGGTGTACGTCTCCGTCGACCATGCAGCCGAACCGGCCGGCCCCTGGAGCGCGCGCGTGGGCGTGGATCCCTCCGGGACGGTCATCTCGATCGACGGCCGGGGCGAGACGCCGACGCCCACGTCCCCACCGGCCTCGGAGCCACCCACATCGGAGCCCCCGCCCTCGTCCGAGCCGCCGGCGACCGAGCCCCCGTCGTCGGAGCCTCCGCCGTCCTCGGAGCCCCCGGCGTCTTCCGAGCCTCCGACCTCCTCCGAGCCTCCGTCGTCCTCGGAGCCGCCGGCGTCCGACCAGCCCAGTGCGTCGGGCTGACGAAGCGTTTCTCCCCGAGCTCCCTGAGCTCCCCGAGCTTCCTGAGTTTCCGGGCTCCTGGAACTCCCGGATCCCGCCCCGTGGCGGGGTCCGGGCCCTACGGCCGTATCCCCCTAAGCCATCCCCCTACGCCGGATCCGCCGGGTGCGGGGCCACCAGGGGAAGCTGCGACGCCAGGCGGGCCTCGCACAGCTCCACCAGGACGTCGTACGCCGCCTTGCCCATCAGCTCGGTCAGCTCGGGGCGGTACGTCACGTACACCGGCTCACCCGCGCCGTGCGCGGACGTCGCCGACGTGCACCACCAGTGGAGGTCGTGCCCGCCCGGACCCCAGCCCCGCCTGTCGTACTCGCCGATGGAGATCTGGAGCACCCGCGTGTCGTCCGGACGGTCGATCCAGTCGTACGTACGGCGCACCGGCAGCTGCCAGCAGACGTCCGGCTTGGTCTCCAGCGGCTCGCGGCCCTCCTTCAGCGCCAGGATGTGCAGCGCGCAGCCCACGCCGCCGGCGAACCCCGGACGGTTCTGGAAGATGCAGGAGCCCTCCCAGCGGCGCGTCTGGCGGTCGCCGTCCTCGTCGGCCTCGATCCAGCCCGTGCGCGTGCCCACACCGTGGAACTGCCACAGCTCCGGCGTGAGCCGTGCCACATGCCCCGCGACCCGTTTCTCGTCGTCGTCGTCGGAGAAGTGCGCACCGAGCGTGCAGCATCCGTCGTCCGCGCGGCCTGCCTGGATGCCCTGGCAGCCGCTGCCGAAGATGCAGTTCCAGCGCGAGGTCAGCCAGGTCAGATCGCAGCGGAAGACCTGTTCGTCGTCGGCCGGGTCGGGGAACTCCACCCAGGCACGGGGGAAGTCCAGCCCTTTCTCGTCGGTTGCCGCCGCCTCACCGGGCCCGCCGAGCACGACCGGCGCGGCCGGTGTGACCGAGGTGACACGGGAGGAGTTGTCCGCGGGCTTCTGCGGTTTGGCTTTGCCCTGCTTCGCCTTT from Streptomyces formicae includes these protein-coding regions:
- a CDS encoding BACON domain-containing protein is translated as MPEPPAHSAGHAPGHTPGHAGGKPPEHAAGARRPHRRAQGRRPALGQTPPGRYEAYLDGLFTYCLSVLCDHEAATAVLGDVLAISERQHGRCPAGEAERKAWLYALARWACLRALGEQKLRKRQASGGAHGAHSGRRAPAAATEETPAVSPEAAERHRAELARLAWPEAAGTTPEQREALELAVRHRLDPSEVAAVLGMDPTRTRELLAAAACEVERTRAALAVVETGNCPAVARLTGDHQVLLSATLRSELVRHVDDCPRCRRAAERAGAAGPWPGSTVTPEALPLVPAPRAETYLAMLHVPRVRAGGPRFGRDGYPMDPKDHAARRDRLRARAVTTTVVATVVAAPVLALWAAYRSAPLTGEGRDGSSVTATEGDEPAGLDGVPYDRYENAGNAGDASSPGNMGDPGPRFTLGSRSPDISVEVVSPGLPPTGPSTPGQGPGRLTVAAQPSSGDTTMIVLTASGGAPVSWSLWTDAPWLYASRTSGTLHPGESVTVYVSVDHAAEPAGPWSARVGVDPSGTVISIDGRGETPTPTSPPASEPPTSEPPPSSEPPATEPPSSEPPPSSEPPASSEPPTSSEPPSSSEPPASDQPSASG